In Malus sylvestris chromosome 15, drMalSylv7.2, whole genome shotgun sequence, a single genomic region encodes these proteins:
- the LOC126605682 gene encoding uncharacterized TPR repeat-containing protein At1g05150-like → MTTRGSRSEKVKRIFHQFDGNHDGGLNRDEMAALVVAVNPRVKFSDEQINAILDEVFRTYGDFIDGEKGLTYEGLLRTYDDGAGDVDRDFDALGLELTLDENKASMDSEASSSAIVDERVVESQKKQRTAAWAVSPNHGIVFDDTWKIVDDLEILVKRLKAKQGKDGKLKADNIDALSDAGWSRELGPSMEISEKRVFWEENGHDYALFVKELGVLRSRADGARSREQAFDGHMAIGRVLSEHQLFKEALVSFKRACELQPVDVRPHFRAGNCLYVLGRCNEAKDEFLLALEAAEGGGNQWAYLLPQIYVNLGIALEGEGMVMSACEYYREAAISCPTHFRALKLLGSALFGVGEYRAAVKALDEAIFMKPDYADAHCDLASALHAMGEDERAIATFQKAIDLKPGHVDALYNLGGLYMDSGRFPRASEMYTRVLAVWPNHWRAQLNKAVSLLGARETEEAKKALKEALKMTNRVELHDAIAHLKQLQKKKVKANNGEGSFVVVEPSKFKTVGEKATLRQDMANALEIRAFQRITRLSRCDVELLKKEMNDGDVPLSYSGTGVPQRSIRKPNLEVILRRLLNFLKPETFQGAVKAINERILSVMDDTGSGRVDLGMFFAVLAPICSGSPEKRKRVAFDALLWRPVNEGGGSQIRKADATKYMKLLRAIYVPSNGDSEMLELHGETDLSTMSFTEFLVMFDDPDWGFGIMSTLLKLETGDRNRHGNHVCSVCRYPIIGSRFKEVKSHFSLCNQCYSEGKVPPTSKQEEYKFREYGSEAEAMKDKCKCFTLQSHKAP, encoded by the coding sequence ATGACGACGAGAGGGAGCAGATCGGAGAAGGTGAAGCGGATTTTCCACCAGTTCGATGGCAACCATGACGGCGGCCTCAACCGCGACGAGATGGCCGCGCTCGTCGTCGCCGTAAACCCTAGGGTTAAATTCAGCGACGAGCAGATCAATGCCATTTTGGATGAGGTGTTTCGGACGTACGGCGACTTCATCGACGGCGAGAAGGGGCTGACGTATGAGGGGCTTTTGCGGACCTACGACGACGGAGCCGGTGATGTGGACCGTGACTTCGACGCGCTCGGGTTGGAGCTTACGTTGGACGAGAACAAGGCCTCCATGGACTCCGAGGCGTCCTCGTCGGCGATTGTCGATGAGAGGGTGGTGGAGTCGCAGAAGAAGCAGAGGACTGCGGCGTGGGCGGTGTCGCCGAACCACGGGATCGTGTTCGACGACACGTGGAAGATTGTGGACGATTTGGAGATTCTGGTGAAGCGGTTGAAGGCGAAGCAGGGCAAGGACGGGAAATTGAAGGCGGACAACATCGACGCCCTCTCCGACGCCGGGTGGTCGAGGGAATTGGGGCCGTCGATGGAGATTTCTGAGAAAAGGGTATTTTGGGAAGAAAATGGGCATGATTATGCTCTGTTTGTCAAAGAATTGGGGGTGCTGAGGAGCCGTGCCGACGGAGCAAGGTCACGTGAGCAGGCCTTCGACGGGCACATGGCGATTGGGAGGGTGCTGTCCGAGCACCAGCTGTTCAAGGAGGCACTGGTGAGCTTCAAGAGAGCTTGTGAGTTGCAGCCGGTGGACGTGAGGCCACATTTCCGAGCTGGAAATTGCTTGTACGTTCTTGGCAGGTGTAACGAAGCGAAAGATGAGTTTTTGCTGGCGTTGGAGGCGGCGGAGGGCGGCGGCAACCAGTGGGCTTATCTGCTTCCACAGATTTATGTGAATCTCGGCATTGCGCTTGAAGGTGAAGGTATGGTTATGAGTGCTTGTGAATATTATAGAGAAGCTGCAATTAGTTGTCCAACCCATTTTAGAGCTTTGAAGCTTTTGGGTAGTGCTCTTTTCGGGGTTGGGGAATATAGGGCGGCTGTCAAGGCCTTGGATGAGGCCATTTTTATGAAACCCGATTATGCCGATGCGCATTGTGATTTGGCTTCGGCTTTGCATGCCATGGGGGAGGATGAGAGAGCAATTGCCACATTTCAGAAAGCTATTGATTTGAAACCTGGTCATGTGGACGCTTTGTATAATTTGGGAGGGCTGTATATGGATTCAGGTAGGTTTCCGAGAGCTTCTGAGATGTATACTAGGGTTTTAGCTGTGTGGCCGAACCATTGGCGTGCTCAGCTTAACAAGGCTGTGTCTTTGTTGGGAGCTCGGGAAACTGAGGAAGCTAAGAAGGCTTTGAAGGAAGCATTGAAAATGACCAACAGGGTTGAATTGCATGATGCCATTGCGCATTTGAAGCAGCTacagaagaagaaggtgaaggcAAACAATGGAGAGGGTTCTTTCGTCGTTGTGGAACCTTCGAAATTTAAGACAGTTGGGGAGAAGGCTACTTTGAGGCAGGACATGGCCAATGCACTTGAGATAAGGGCCTTTCAGAGGATTACCAGGTTGAGTCGATGTGATGTGGAGCTGCTTAAGAAGGAAATGAATGATGGCGATGTACCTCTTTCATATTCAGGCACTGGTGTTCCTCAGAGATCCATACGGAAGCCTAATTTGGAAGTAATCCTTCGCAGGTTACTTAATTTCCTAAAGCCAGAGACTTTCCAAGGAGCTGTTAAAGCCATAAACGAGAGGATACTCTCTGTCATGGATGATACAGGCTCAGGCAGAGTGGATTTGGGAATGTTTTTTGCTGTTTTAGCCCCTATTTGCAGTGGCTCACCAGAAAAGCGCAAAAGAGTTGCATTTGATGCGCTCTTATGGCGTCCTGTGAATGAAGGTGGTGGTTCTCAGATAAGAAAAGCTGATGCCACTAAATACATGAAACTGTTGAGAGCCATATATGTCCCTTCCAATGGAGATAGTGAGATGCTGGAACTCCATGGAGAAACGGATCTTTCCACCATGTCTTTCACCGAATTTCTTGTCATGTTTGACGACCCAGATTGGGGTTTTGGTATCATGTCCACGCTGTTGAAGCTTGAAACTGGGGACAGAAACCGCCACGGCAACCATGTTTGCTCGGTCTGCCGCTATCCGATTATTGGGTCCCGATTTAAGGAGGTAAAATCTCACTTCAGTTTGTGTAATCAATGCTATAGCGAGGGAAAGGTGCCTCCCACCTCTAAGCAGGAAGAGTACAAATTCAGGGAATACGGAAGCGAGGCTGAAGCCATGAAAGACAAGTGCAAGTGCTTTACACTGCAATCCCACAAGGCCCCTTAG
- the LOC126605679 gene encoding kinesin-like protein KIN-7C isoform X3 — MSVEEKILVSVRLRPLNDKEKAKNDVSDWCVKNNTVMYNNSHPDRPMSPSAYGFDRVFGWDCPTTKVYDEGAKEVVLSVINGINSTIFAYGQTSSGKTYTMKGITDYAVADIYDYIEKHSDREFVLKFSAMEIYNEAVRDLLSSESAQLRLLDDPEKGTVVEKLSEEILRDRNHLEELLSVCEAQRKIGETSLNETSSRSHQILRLTIESSAREYLGIRSSSKLAATVNFVDLAGSERVSQALSAGTRLKEGCHINRSLLTLGTVIRKLSKGKNGHVPYRDSKLTRILQNSLGGNARTAIICTMSPARSHVEQSKNTLFFASCAKEVTTNAKVNVVRSDKALVKQLQKELAKMEDALRSLASKSMQEKELLLEQMNKEIKELTQQRDLAQSRVQNLLESTGDGQVPRIGENSGAEESLSAGVKADNASDITDRPSFTGSYKHNRQLSASSEENFLLDSSAPEFVGLDSLPDWEDLAEKSLAESAHVAERSHAEFEDTAHVAEISHAECEDTAQRSRAEPEDNTQPAESEDIAQRCHAEPEDIAQRCPAEAEVIAQGHQAESEVIAEASPAESEDSCKEIRCISSMDQNTFDLILSGSEENGGNLAATAPMQQTGDKELNNVNAEYEAMRKKIQEMQRTINNLVNLAPIEQSPSSSESSSASMNLSRSRSCRAVIMSPSSFAPYEAELNENTTPAEGFRQRPSRSRQGAHGRSISREDFPASVASVPMDTDGTRDQPNAEVITQQKFPHKKQKVYQGENSRSKHGGSAGKLPRRDSDQDSILSVHVEAEESTEAASAQDISEGWPRSSKGLRWKLFHKSKQGSEIGSSTRASSQLESVLSAPVAWKVIPNVSESDVEDNMSVLNFANERKEDKYEAQRGAGRRRHNRAEHPLRTPSNWRLDFETQRGLIIELWEACFVPLVHRTHFFILYKGDPSDFLYLEVELRRLTILKDTFAEGSNLKSRQALTPAGSMKALKREREMLAKKVPKRFASTKEKERLYQKWGIRLNTKQRSLQLANLIWTSTMDMGHIRESATLVAKLVGLVAPLDAPKEILGLSFLSRPINKKSSIWRDSMSTL, encoded by the exons ATGTCTGTGGAGGAGAAAATCCTCGTTTCGGTTCGGCTGAGGCCATtgaacgacaaggagaaggccAAGAACGATGTTTCGGATTGGTGCGTCAAGAACAACACCGTCATGTACAACAATAGCCATCCTGATCGCCCCATGTCTCCCTCTGCTTATGGTTTTG ACAGAGTATTTGGGTGGGACTGTCCCACGACGAAGGTGTATGATGAGGGAGCTAAAGAGGTTGTGCTTTCGGTCATCAACGGCATCAACT CAACCATTTTTGCCTATGGACAAACAAGCAGTGGAAAAACATACACTATGAAAGGAATCACAGATTATGCAGTTGCAGACATCTATGACTACATTGAGAAA CATAGTGATAGGGAATTTGTGTTGAAGTTCTCCGCCATGGAAATCTACAACGAAGCTGTCAGAGACCTCCTCAGCTCCGAGAGTGCTCAACTTAGGCTCCTAGACGATCCAGAG AAAGGAACTGTTGTCGAGAAACTTTCAGAAGAGATTTTGAGAGACCGGAACCACCTAGAGGAACTTCTTTCCGTCTGTGAAG CTCAGAGGAAGATCGGAGAGACCTCTCTGAACGAAACTAGCTCAAGATCACATCAGATTTTGAGACTG ACAATTGAAAGTTCCGCTCGAGAATATCTAGGCATTCGAAGTTCAAGCAAACTTGCAGCTACTGTG AATTTTGTTGATCTTGCGGGCAGTGAGCGTGTTTCTCAAGCGTTATCAGCTGGTACGAGATTGAAAGAAGGTTGCCACATAAATCGAAGCTTACTGACCCTGGGAACTGTAATTCGCAAATTAAG CAAGGGAAAGAATGGGCACGTACCTTACAGAGATTCGAAGCTAACACGGATACTGCAAAACTCGTTGGGAGGCAATGCCAGGACAGCCATCATTTGCACTATGAGCCCTGCACGAAGTCATGTTGAGCAATCGAAAAACACGCTCTTCTTTGCAAGTTGTGCAAAAGAGGTGACTACCAATGCAAAGGTCAATGTAGTAAGATCAGATAAGGCGTTGGTAAAGCAACTGCAGAAAGAATTAGCGAAAATGGAAGACGCGTTGAGGAGCTTAGCATCAAAGTCAATGCAAGAGAAAGAACTTCTGCTTGAACAG ATGAATAAAGAGATAAAAGAACTGACTCAGCAACGTGATCTTGCTCAATCTCGGGTTCAGAATTTGCTAGAATCAACAGGAGATGGCCAAGTTCCAAGAATAGGTGAAAATTCAGGAGCTGAGGAGTCATTGTCCGCGGGTGTAAAAGCAGATAACGCATCTGATATTACTGATAGACCTAGTTTTACTGGTTCCTACAAGCACAACCGTCAGCTTTCTGCGAGCTCTGAAGAAAATTTTCTGCTGGACAGTAGTGCTCCAGAGTTTGTTGGGCTTGATTCATTGCCGGATTGGGAGGATCTTGCAGAAAAATCTCTTGCAGAGTCTGCACATGTTGCGGAAAGATCTCATGCAGAATTTGAAGATACTGCACATGTTGCGGAAATATCTCACGCAGAATGTGAAGATACTGCACAAAGATCTCGGGCAGAACCTGAAGATAATACACAACCAGCGGAATCTGAAGATATTGCGCAAAGGTGTCATGCAGAACCTGAAGATATTGCACAAAGATGCCCAGCAGAAGCTGAAGTTATTGCACAAGGACATCAAGCAGAATCTGAAGTTATTGCAGAAGCATCTCCTGCGGAATCTGAAGATAGCTGCAAGGAAATTAGATGCATATCAAGCATGGACCAGAAcacttttgatttgattttaagCGGTTCTGAAGAAAATGGAGGAAACTTAGCCGCGACAGCTCCCATGCAGCAGACAGGAGACAAGGAGTTAAATAACGTTAATGCAGAGTATGAAGCGATGCGGAAAAAGATTCAGGAAATGCAAAGGACAATTAACAACCTTGTTAATCTTGCCCCAATTGAACAATCTCCTTCGTCCTCTGAATCTAGCTCTGCAAGTATGAATTTGTCAAGAAGTCGCAGCTGCAGAGCGGTTATCATGAGTCCATCTTCTTTTGCGCCGTATGAGGCAGAACTAAACGAGAATACAACACCTGCTGAAGGTTTCCGACAGAGACCTTCCAGATCAAGGCAAGGTGCCCACGGTAGAAGTATATCTAGGGAAGATTTTCCAGCTTCTGTTGCGAGTGTTCCAATGGACACAGATGGCACCAGAGATCAGCCCAATGCAGAGGTTATTACACAGCAGAAATTTCCtcataagaaacaaaaagtcTATCAGGGGGAGAACTCTCGATCCAAGCATGGTGGCTCCGCCGGAAAGTTACCAAGAAGAGATTCTGATCAAGATTCTATTTTAAGCGTTCACGTAGAGGCGGAGGAAAGCACGGAGGCAGCTAGTGCACAGGACATTTCTGAAGGCTGGCCTAGAAGTTCAAAAGGGTTGCGTTGGAAGCTATTTCATAAATCGAAGCAAGGTTCCGAAATTGGAAGCTCAACCAGAGCTAGTTCTCAATTAGAGTCTGTTTTGAGTGCTCCAGTGGCTTGGAAGGTTATCCCCAATGTCTCGGAATCTGACGTAGAGGATAATATGAGTGTTCTCAATTTCGCCAATGAACGAAAGGAAGACAAGTACGAG GCACAAAGAGGAGCAGGACGGAGGAGGCACAATCGTGCGGAACATCCTTTGAGAACCCCTTCTAATTGGCGCCTTGATTTCGAGACACAGAGAGGACTAATAATCGAGCTGTGGGAGGCTTGCTTTGTGCCATTGGTTCACAGGACACATTTCTTCATTCTTTACAAAGGTGATCCGTCTGATTTTCTCTACTTGGAGGTAGAGCTAAGAAGGTTGACGATTCTCAAGGACACCTTCGCTGAAGGAAGCAATCTAAAATCCCGCCAAGCTCTCACACCGGCTGGAAG CATGAAGGCTCTTaagcgagagagagaaatgtTGGCCAAGAAAGTGCCCAAGAGGTTCGCATCgacaaaggaaaaagaaaggctTTACCAGAAGTGGGGGATTAGGCTGAACACAAAGCAGAGGAGCCTGCAGTTGGCAAACTTGATATGGACGAGCACAATGGACATGGGGCACATCCGGGAGAGCGCCACCCTTGTTGCGAAGCTGGTTGGCCTTGTCGCGCCACTCGATGCTCCCAAGGAGATACTCGGGCTCAGCTTCTTATCTCGCCCTATAAACAAGAAATCCTCCATTTGGAGAGATTCCATGTCTACTCTATAG
- the LOC126605690 gene encoding uncharacterized protein LOC126605690, with protein MGRKKKFIDKKKSATFQLLARDSSDPNYDDSPGNDRVFVRVDNSSYSVDSLFPEDNPDHASGAGGYDDGPNSIYADAPEDGGGGGGYGHGYGSSAASSAAQPLPDNVRKEILELGFPDDGYNYLLHMREIRNTGAGSAFYQNSKAKLGELPRDEKAYDASRLRISETEVPNEKVIYSVASKTVNVRVQKVVDPEVSALLDDSDLSRFGSDVEDLEEDFVVQANLPEEEEEEEEDGVIDNTPSFVEQFENKNVTNEANGVRTNSVAVAKDDSTVEKPRVHRLLDEQFDLLVGQEYGSYDNADGDDDDYGYIPEEDESLAEKLKHATLNERVIDDLELDGNYKAPADMLQDDETVKTKELVESANVLIRRCAEYGKKYENEDQDGDVVIVEESSDESEVWDCETIVTTYSNLDNHPGKIEAPGATRRKKLSETVSGALGSTDHVITLRGKQKLPVDFLPHGKKPTTEKVKDTDALKNQPLKRKQHGQESKEEKKERKAAVKEERREARRTKKEIKELYKGEAQHAQRVVAISGPSSIHLM; from the exons atgggcagaAAGAAGAAATTCATCGACAAGAAAAAATCGGCGACCTTCCAATTACTTGCCCGTGACTCGTCCGATCCCAACTACGACGATTCACCCGGCAACGACCGCGTCTTTGTCCGAGTAGACAACAGCAGCTACTCCGTCGACAGCTTATTCCCCGAAGATAACCCTGACCACGCCTCAGGTGCCGGCGGATACGACGACGGTCCCAATTCAATATACGCCGATGCGCCTGAGGATGGCGGCGGCGGCGGGGGCTATGGCCATGGTTACGGGAGCTCGGCAGCGTCGTCCGCAGCTCAGCCTTTGCCTGACAACGTAAGGAAGGAGATTCTGGAGTTAGGGTTTCCCGACGATGGTTACAATTACTTGCTGCATATGAGGGAGATTCGGAATACTGGCGCCGGCTCTGCATTTTATCAGAATTCCAAGGCTAAGCTCGGTGAGCTTCCGCGCGATGAAAAG GCATATGATGCTTCGAGATTGCGCATTTCGGAAACTGAGGTACCGAATGAGAAAGTTATTTACAGTGTGGCTTCTAAGACGGTTAATGTAAGGGTTCAGAAAGTGGTTGATCCAGAAGTATCTGCATTGCTTGATGATAGCGATTTGTCGCGGTTTGGTTCTGATGTTGAGGACTTGGAAGAAGATTTTGTGGTTCAGGCTAACCTTCccgaagaagaggaggaggaggaggaggatgggGTTATAGATAATACGCCAAGTTTTGTTGAGCAATTTGAGAATAAAAATGTGACCAATGAAGCAAATGGAGTGAGAACAAATAGCGTGGCAGTAGCAAAGGATGACTCTACAGTTGAAAAGCCACGAGTTCATCGTCTTTTGGACGAGCAATTTGATTTA CTTGTAGGTCAGGAGTATGGTAGTTATGACAATGCCGATGGCGATGACGATGATTACGGTTATATACCTGAAGAAGATGAGTCCCTTGCAGAGAAGCTCAAACATGCCACCCTTAATGAGCGTGTGATTGATGACTTAGAGCTCGATGGAAATTATAAGGCTCCTGCAGATATGTTGCAGGATGACGAGACGGTAAAAACGAAAGAGCTAGTGGAATCTGCTAATGTGCTTATTCGGCGTTGTGCAGAatatggtaagaaatatgagaACGAAGATCAAGATGGAGACGTGGTCATTGTAGAGGAATCTAGCGATGAATCAGAAGTGTGGGATTGTGAGACCATTGTTACTACATATTCAAATCTCGATAACCACCCTGGGAAAATTGAAGCTCCAGGAGCAACTAGAAGGAAGAAGCTTTCTGAAACGGTTTCTGGAGCCTTGGGTTCCACCGATCATGTGATAACTCTTCGAGGAAAACAGAAGCTGCCTGTGGACTTCCTGCCTCATGGTAAAAAACCTACAACTGAGAAGGTGAAAGATACGGATGCCTTGAAAAATCAGCCGCTGAAAAGGAAGCAGCATGGTCAGGAGTCAAAGGAGGAGAAGAAAGAGCGAAAG GCTGCTGTCAAGGAAGAAAGGCGGGAAGCACGCCGCACTAAAAAGGAAATAAAGGAACTTTACAAGGGTGAAGCACAGCATGCTCAGAGAGTAGTTGCTATATCTGGcccttcttcaattcatcttatGTGA
- the LOC126605683 gene encoding protein ACCUMULATION AND REPLICATION OF CHLOROPLASTS 6, chloroplastic, producing the protein METLKHFGIGFYTPRLLPFRHHRKPQKLPPTICFASKWAERLLADFQFLGDSSSSSSDHHSLSSATATLAPPHLPPAISPPERHVSVPIDFYQVLGAQQHFLGDGIRRAYEARASKPPQYGFTQEALFSRRQILLAACETLADPASRREYNQSLAEDEDGTIITQVPWDKVPGALCVLQEAGKTELVLQIGESLLRERLPKSFKQDVVLVMALAYVDMSRDAMELSPPDFIRGCEVLERALKLLQEEGASSLAPDLQSQIDETLEEITPRCILELLALPLGDEYRSRREEGLHGVRNILWSVGGGGAVAIAGGFTRENFMNEAFLHMTATEQVDLFVATPSNIPAESFEVYGVALALVAQAFVGKKPHHIQDADNLFQKLQQSKVTAVGHSVETYSEVDFALERGLCSLLIGDLDECRSWLGLDNDNSPYRNPSVVEFVLENSKAEDENDLPGLCKLLETWLMEVVFPRFRDTKDIEFRLGDYYDDPTVLRYLERLDGTNGSPLAAAAAIVNIGAEATAVLGNFKASAIQALQKVFPPGHRDENLTPQEDNEMNYAFLPVENGEPLEESDGDESVHVGEVSGRNGSVGIREEELMTDKIKDATVKIMCAGVVIGLTTLIGLRYLPARRDPSNLHKELSSVTASDVTSAGLPGDEKSAEEIPKMDARIAEGLVRKWQNIKSQAFGPNHSLEKLSEVLDGEMLKIWTDRATEIAQLNWSYDYTLLNLNIDSVTVSLDGQRAVVEATLEEMAQLTDVLHPEHNDSNSRTYTTRYVMSCSSSGWKISEGAVLQS; encoded by the exons ATGGAGACCCTCAAACACTTCGGCATCGGCTTCTACACTCCCCGCCTCCTCCCTTTCCGCCACCACCGGAAACCCCAAAAGCTCCCTCCCACCATCTGCTTCGCCAGCAAATGGGCCGAGCGCCTCCTCGCCGACTTCCAATTCCTCGGcgactcctcctcctcctcctcagatCACCATTCCCTCTCCTCCGCCACCGCCACTCTCGCTCCTCCCCACCTGCCTCCCGCAATTTCTCCCCCCGAGCGCCACGTGTCCGTCCCCATCGATTTCTACCAGGTGCTGGGCGCCCAGCAGCATTTCCTCGGGGACGGTATAAGGAGGGCGTACGAGGCTAGGGCTTCCAAGCCGCCTCAGTACGGCTTCACCCAGGAGGCGCTGTTCAGCCGGAGGCAGATCCTTCTAGCCGCTTGCGAAACCCTAGCCGACCCCGCCTCCAGAAGAGAGTACAACCAGAGCCTTGCCGAAGACGAAGATGGAACCATCATCACTCAAGTTCCTTGGGATAAG GTTCCTGGAGCTCTGTGCGTGCTGCAAGAAGCTGGGAAGACCGAGCTGGTTCTTCAAATTGGGGAGAGTTTGCTAAGAGAGAGGCTGCCCAAGTCGTTCAAGCAAGATGTCGTTTTGGTCATGGCACTTGCTTATGTTGACATGTCGAGGGATGCAATGGAATTATCCCCGCCTGATTTTATTCGGGGTTGTGAAGTGCTTGAGAGGGCTTTGAAACTCTTGCAG GAGGAAGGTGCGAGTAGCCTTGCACCTGATCTTCAATCGCAAATTGACGAGACACTGGAAGAGATCACCCCACGTTGCATTTTGGAACTTCTAGCTTTACCCCTCGGGGATGAGTACCGATCAAGAAGGGAAGAGGGCCTCCATGGTGTGCGCAACATACTGTGGTCTGTTGGAGGTGGGGGAGCAGTTGCAATTGCTGGAGGTTTCACTCGTGAAAATTTCATGAACGAGGCCTTCTTACATATGACTGCAACTGAGCAG gTTGATTTATTTGTCGCAACCCCAAGTAATATCCCAGCGGAAAGCTTCGAAGTTTATGGAGTGGCACTTGCGCTTGTTGCTCAAGCCTTTGTTGGTAAGAAGCCTCATCACATTCAAGATGCTGATAACCTATTCCAGAAACTTCAGCAATCCAAAGTAACAGCTGTAGGACATTCTGTCGAAACCTATAGTGAGGTAGACTTTGCTTTGGAGAGGGGTCTCTGTTCACTTCTTATCGGGGATCTTGATGAGTGTCGCTCATGGTTGGGCCTAGACAATGATAATTCGCCATATAGAAATCCATCTGTTGTAGAATTTGTCTTGGAGAACTCAAAGGCCGAAGATGAAAATGATCTTCCTGGACTTTGTAAGCTATTGGAGACATGGTTGATGGAGGTGGTATTCCCCAGATTTAGAGACACCAAAGATATAGAGTTCAGACTTGGAGATTACTATGACGATCCTACAGTCTTGAGATACTTAGAGAGGCTGGACGGAACTAATGGTTCGCCCTTAGCTGCCGCTGCTGCCATTGTGAATATTGGAGCTGAAGCTACCGCAGTTCTTGGTAATTTCAAGGCGAGTGCAATTCAGGCATTGCAGAAGGTGTTTCCTCCAGGTCACAGGGATGAGAATCTTACACCTCAAGAAGATAATGAAATGAATTATGCATTTCTTCCTGTGGAAAATGGAGAGCCTCTGGAAGAATCTGATGGAGATGAATCTGTCCATGTAGGTGAGGTTTCTGGAAGAAATGGTTCTGTTGGAATACGCGAAGAAGAATTGATGACTGACAAAATCAAAGACGCAACTGTTAAGATTATGTGTGCTGGTGTGGTAATTGGACTGACAACGTTGATTGGATTGAGGTATTTACCCGCTAGGAGGGACCCGTCCAACCTGCATAAAGAACTTAGCTCAGTGACTGCATCTGATGTCACAAGTGCAG GGCTACCAGGAGATGAAAAATCTGCAGAGGAAATACCCAAAATGGATGCAAGAATAGCTGAAGGTCTTGTTCGCAAATGGCAGAACATAAAATCTCAGGCTTTCGGACCTAATCATTCTCTGGAAAAATTATCTGAG GTTTTGGATGGTGAGATGTTGAAGATATGGACAGATCGCGCAACCGAGATTGCACAGCTTAATTGGTCATATGACTACACCCTGTTGAACTTGAACATCGACAGTGTGACTGTATCGCTGGACGGGCAGCGTGCTGTGGTGGAAGCAACTCTTGAAGAGATGGCCCAGTTAACTGATGTGCTCCATCCGGAGCACAATGACTCAAACAGCAGAACGTATACCACAAGATACGTGATGTCTTGTTCGAGCTCGGGATGGAAGATCAGTGAAGGAGCTGTCCTCCAATCTTAA